Proteins from one Azospirillum ramasamyi genomic window:
- a CDS encoding cytochrome ubiquinol oxidase subunit I produces MELDPLILSRIQFAFTISFHILFPSFTVGLACWIALLEAMWVGTGKGIYRSLSEFWTRIFAMSFGLGVVSGIVMSYQFGTNWSRWSDTVGNVLGPLIQYEVVTAFFLEAAFLGIMLFGRDRVPPAIHLMAACLVALGTLLSTFWILSANSWMNTPAGFEIRDGRYFVTDWWQVVFNPSFPYRLAHMVTAMFLTTSFVVAGISAFYLLKRRHYDHAKLGLSMSLALITVLAPLQIFLGDEHGLNTLEYQPAKIAAMEGSWEGGPRAPLILFAIPDVEAETNHYEIAIPDLSSLILTHDINGSVPGLKQFPPEDRPDPSIVFWTFRVMVAIGFLMLGVAVTHLVLRFRGRLYSSERFLRFLVACMPIGFIAILAGWYTTEIGRQPWVVQGYMRTADAVTPSLTTNAALVSLLAFVVAYTIIYGAGTYYLIRLLRIGPAHVHDMPQPREGHRPKRPMSGTDQSIEPAE; encoded by the coding sequence ATGGAACTCGATCCATTGATCCTTTCGCGGATTCAATTCGCGTTCACGATCTCCTTCCACATCCTGTTTCCCAGCTTCACGGTTGGACTTGCCTGCTGGATCGCGCTGCTGGAAGCGATGTGGGTCGGCACCGGCAAGGGCATCTACCGCAGCCTGTCGGAATTCTGGACGCGGATCTTCGCGATGTCCTTCGGTCTGGGCGTGGTGTCCGGCATCGTCATGTCCTATCAGTTCGGCACCAACTGGAGCCGCTGGTCCGACACGGTGGGCAACGTCCTGGGCCCGCTGATCCAGTACGAGGTGGTGACCGCCTTCTTCCTCGAGGCCGCCTTCCTCGGCATCATGCTGTTCGGGCGGGACCGGGTGCCGCCCGCCATCCACCTGATGGCCGCCTGCCTCGTGGCGCTCGGCACGCTGCTGTCCACCTTCTGGATCCTGTCGGCCAACAGCTGGATGAACACGCCGGCCGGCTTCGAGATCCGAGACGGCCGCTATTTCGTCACCGACTGGTGGCAGGTGGTGTTCAACCCGTCCTTCCCCTATCGCCTCGCCCATATGGTGACGGCGATGTTCCTGACCACCAGCTTCGTGGTCGCCGGCATCAGCGCCTTCTATCTGCTGAAGCGCCGCCACTACGACCATGCGAAGCTGGGTTTGAGCATGTCGCTGGCGCTGATCACCGTGCTGGCGCCGCTGCAGATCTTCCTGGGCGACGAGCATGGCCTGAACACGCTGGAATACCAGCCGGCCAAGATCGCGGCGATGGAAGGCAGCTGGGAGGGCGGCCCGCGCGCGCCGCTGATCCTGTTCGCCATCCCGGACGTGGAAGCGGAGACGAACCACTACGAGATCGCCATCCCGGACCTGTCCAGCCTGATCCTGACCCACGACATCAACGGCAGCGTTCCCGGCCTGAAGCAGTTCCCGCCGGAGGATCGGCCCGATCCGAGCATCGTCTTCTGGACCTTCCGCGTGATGGTCGCCATCGGCTTCCTGATGCTGGGGGTGGCGGTGACGCATCTGGTCCTGCGCTTCCGCGGCCGGCTGTACAGCAGCGAAAGATTCCTCCGCTTTCTGGTGGCCTGCATGCCGATCGGCTTCATCGCCATCCTGGCCGGCTGGTACACCACCGAGATCGGGCGCCAGCCCTGGGTCGTCCAGGGTTACATGCGCACGGCCGATGCGGTGACGCCGTCGCTGACGACGAATGCGGCGCTGGTCTCGCTTCTGGCCTTCGTCGTCGCCTACACCATCATCTACGGCGCCGGCACCTATTACCTGATCCGCCTGCTGCGCATCGGCCCGGCGCATGTGCATGACATGCCGCAGCCGCGGGAGGGACATCGGCCCAAGCGGCCGATGTCCGGCACCGACCAGTCCATCGAACCAGCGGAGTGA
- the cydB gene encoding cytochrome d ubiquinol oxidase subunit II — translation MQEISEGSLLTLTWVAIVGFAVFMYVLMDGFDLGIGILYPFAPTEEDRDTMMNTVAPVWDFNETWLVLGGAGLFAAFPIAYAVVLPAMYIPLMVMLIALIFRGVAFEFRFKAQAGRHWWNRSFFLGSLLATFAQGVVLGSFIQGIPVENRQFVGGMLHWFSPFALFCGAMLVVGYALLGATWLIWRTIGPLQDWCYRMARGLMLVVLAGVAAVSLWTPFLLPEIAARWFSMPNMILLSPVPIVTAILAFALWRAIDNGREVAPFVLSMALFGLSYLGLAISLWPHLIPPDVTVWEAASPPETQVFLLVGMTFLIPSILGYTIYSYWVFRGKVTGSFGYH, via the coding sequence ATGCAGGAAATCTCGGAAGGAAGCCTGCTGACCCTGACCTGGGTCGCGATCGTCGGCTTCGCGGTGTTCATGTATGTGCTGATGGACGGCTTCGACCTCGGCATCGGCATCCTCTACCCGTTCGCGCCGACGGAGGAGGACCGCGACACCATGATGAACACGGTGGCCCCGGTCTGGGACTTCAACGAGACCTGGCTGGTCCTGGGCGGGGCGGGGCTGTTCGCGGCCTTTCCCATCGCCTATGCCGTGGTGCTGCCGGCGATGTACATTCCCCTGATGGTGATGCTGATCGCGCTGATCTTCCGCGGGGTCGCTTTCGAATTCCGCTTCAAGGCGCAGGCGGGCCGGCATTGGTGGAACCGGTCCTTCTTCCTCGGCTCACTGCTGGCGACCTTCGCGCAGGGGGTCGTGCTCGGCTCCTTCATCCAGGGCATTCCGGTGGAGAACCGGCAGTTCGTCGGCGGCATGCTGCACTGGTTCTCCCCCTTCGCGCTGTTCTGCGGGGCGATGCTGGTGGTCGGCTATGCCCTGCTGGGGGCGACCTGGCTGATCTGGCGGACCATCGGCCCGCTGCAGGACTGGTGCTATCGCATGGCGCGGGGGCTGATGCTGGTGGTGCTGGCCGGCGTCGCGGCGGTCAGCCTGTGGACGCCCTTCCTGCTGCCCGAGATCGCCGCGCGCTGGTTCTCCATGCCGAACATGATCCTGCTGTCGCCGGTGCCGATCGTCACGGCGATTCTGGCCTTCGCCCTGTGGCGGGCCATCGACAACGGCCGGGAAGTGGCGCCCTTCGTACTGTCGATGGCGCTGTTCGGCCTGTCCTATCTCGGCCTCGCCATCAGCCTGTGGCCGCATCTGATCCCGCCCGACGTCACCGTGTGGGAGGCGGCCAGCCCGCCGGAAACCCAGGTCTTCCTGCTGGTCGGCATGACGTTCCTGATCCCGTCGATCCTGGGCTACACCATCTATTCCTATTGGGTGTTCCGCGGAAAGGTGACGGGCAGCTTCGGTTACCATTGA
- the xdhA gene encoding xanthine dehydrogenase small subunit, which produces MRQRLRFYLGDELREIDAVDPTLTVLDWLRLSERRVGTKEGCAEGDCGACTVVVGRLDGDTLRYEAVNACIRFLATLDGCRLLTVEHLKGPDGALHPVQQAMVDCHGSQCGFCTPGFVMSLLALYLNEERPDGRRIDDALAGNLCRCTGYEPIVRAAQGMYDIGDRSADRFADRAAMAEKLKALRDEEILGVGAGGRRFLAPATVPQLAQLLLDNPGATIVAGATDVGLWVTKFQRVLATVIYTGRVRDLRRIEDRGDALVIGAGVTYSDAAERIAALYPDFGELIRRIGAEQVRNMGTIGGNIANGSPIGDTPPALIACGATLRLRRGAETRELPLEDFFIEYGRQDRREGEFVEAVILPKPAAGMRFRAYKIAKRFDQDISAVCGAFRLRLDGEGRVADIRIAFGGMSGTPKRAGAAEAALLGGHWTEDAVIRAMEAMAGDYTPLSDWRASAGYRSMVAANLLMKLYVETSDPAADTRLVGDRRLAHA; this is translated from the coding sequence ATGCGCCAGCGCCTCCGCTTCTATCTCGGCGACGAGCTTCGGGAGATCGACGCGGTCGACCCGACCCTGACGGTGCTGGACTGGCTGCGGCTGTCGGAGCGGCGGGTCGGCACCAAGGAAGGCTGTGCGGAGGGCGATTGCGGCGCCTGCACCGTGGTGGTCGGGCGGCTGGACGGCGACACGCTGCGCTACGAGGCGGTGAACGCCTGCATCCGCTTCCTCGCCACGCTGGACGGCTGCCGGCTGCTGACGGTGGAGCATCTGAAGGGGCCGGACGGCGCGCTGCATCCGGTGCAGCAGGCGATGGTCGATTGCCACGGCTCGCAATGCGGATTCTGCACGCCGGGATTCGTCATGTCGCTGCTGGCGCTGTACCTGAACGAGGAGCGGCCGGACGGCCGGCGCATCGACGACGCGCTTGCCGGCAACCTGTGCCGCTGCACCGGCTATGAACCCATCGTCCGTGCCGCGCAGGGCATGTACGACATCGGCGACCGGTCGGCCGACCGCTTCGCCGACCGCGCCGCCATGGCGGAAAAGCTGAAGGCCCTGCGGGACGAGGAGATCCTCGGCGTCGGAGCCGGCGGACGCCGTTTCCTGGCGCCGGCCACCGTGCCGCAGCTGGCGCAGCTCCTGCTCGACAATCCCGGCGCCACCATCGTGGCGGGGGCGACCGATGTCGGGCTGTGGGTGACCAAGTTCCAGCGCGTGCTGGCGACGGTGATCTACACCGGCCGGGTCCGCGACCTGCGGCGGATCGAGGATCGCGGCGACGCGCTGGTGATCGGGGCCGGCGTCACCTACAGCGACGCGGCGGAGCGGATCGCGGCGCTCTATCCCGACTTCGGCGAGCTGATCCGCCGCATCGGGGCGGAGCAGGTGCGCAACATGGGCACCATCGGCGGCAACATCGCCAACGGCTCCCCCATCGGCGACACGCCGCCGGCGCTGATCGCCTGCGGCGCCACCCTGCGGCTGCGGCGCGGCGCGGAGACGCGCGAACTGCCGCTGGAGGATTTCTTCATCGAATACGGCAGGCAGGACCGTCGCGAGGGCGAGTTCGTGGAGGCGGTGATCCTGCCCAAACCGGCGGCGGGGATGCGCTTCCGTGCCTACAAGATCGCCAAGCGCTTCGACCAGGACATCTCCGCCGTCTGCGGCGCCTTCCGGTTGAGGCTGGACGGCGAGGGCCGCGTCGCCGACATCCGCATCGCCTTCGGCGGCATGTCCGGCACCCCGAAGCGCGCCGGCGCGGCGGAAGCGGCGCTGCTGGGCGGACATTGGACCGAGGACGCCGTGATCCGGGCGATGGAGGCGATGGCCGGCGACTACACGCCGTTGAGCGACTGGCGGGCCAGCGCGGGCTATCGCTCCATGGTGGCCGCGAATTTGCTGATGAAGCTGTATGTCGAGACCAGCGACCCGGCGGCTGACACCCGTCTGGTCGGCGACCGGAGGCTTGCGCATGCCTGA
- the xdhB gene encoding xanthine dehydrogenase molybdopterin binding subunit encodes MPDVTTPIAPAPTLPGARIEGAVHDPRRHESAHKHVSGEAVYVDDIAEPAGLLHVYLGLSSRAHARIRSIDLSPVRGAPGVVAVFTADDVPGVNDIGCMGKHDEPLFASTLVEHVGQPIFAVAAETRDQARRAAKLAVVEYEELPAVLTIAAARDGARTLVTPPMTLRVGDADAALAAAPHRVEGRLAIGGQEHFYLESQIAMAVPGEDQEVLIHVSTQHPTEVQHIVAHVLDVPDAAVTVEVRRMGGGFGGKETQSNLFAACTALVAKRTGRAAKLRPDRDDDFQITGKRHDFEIDYRVGFDGGGLVRGVEMLFAARAGYAADLSGPVTDRALFHADNGYFYPAARLESLPLKTNTVSNTAFRGFGGPQGMVAAERVIDEIAFALGKDPLEIRKRNFYGTDAGGDGRNLTPYHQTVTDNILPELVAQLEESSGYWTRREEIRAFNAKSRILRKGLALTPVKFGISFTASHYNQAGALVHVYTDGSIQLNHGGIEMGQGLYTKVAQVVAEEFQVDISTIRPTATSTGKVPNTSATAASSGSDLNGKAAQAAARSIRERLVAFAAEKWGVAPEAVRFGRNRVMVGDRDMSFADLVRAAYMARVQLSATGFYKTPKIHWDRAAGRGTPFYYFAYGAACAEVTVDTLTGEYVVDRVDILHDCGRSLNPAIDKGQIEGGFVQGMGWLTMEELWWDGEGRLRTHAPSTYKIPACSDRPRIFNVALLENAPNREDTIFRSKAVGEPPFMLGMSVFHALSDAVASVAGHRFCPRLDAPATPERVLTCIAALRERAAASRQ; translated from the coding sequence ATGCCTGACGTCACAACCCCCATCGCGCCCGCCCCAACCCTGCCCGGCGCGCGGATCGAGGGCGCCGTCCATGACCCGCGCCGGCATGAGAGCGCGCACAAGCATGTCAGCGGCGAGGCGGTCTATGTCGACGACATCGCCGAGCCGGCCGGGTTGCTGCACGTCTATCTCGGCCTCAGCAGCCGGGCGCATGCGCGCATCCGTTCCATCGACCTGTCGCCGGTGCGCGGGGCGCCGGGCGTGGTGGCGGTCTTCACCGCCGACGACGTGCCGGGGGTGAACGACATCGGCTGCATGGGCAAGCATGACGAGCCGCTGTTCGCCTCGACCCTGGTCGAGCATGTCGGCCAACCGATCTTCGCCGTCGCCGCCGAGACCCGCGACCAGGCCCGCCGCGCCGCCAAGCTGGCGGTTGTCGAGTACGAGGAGCTGCCCGCCGTCCTGACCATCGCCGCCGCTCGGGACGGCGCACGCACGCTCGTCACCCCGCCGATGACGCTGCGGGTCGGCGACGCCGATGCGGCGCTGGCCGCGGCGCCGCATCGCGTGGAGGGCAGGCTCGCCATCGGCGGGCAGGAGCATTTCTACCTGGAAAGCCAGATCGCCATGGCGGTGCCGGGCGAGGACCAGGAGGTGCTGATCCATGTCTCCACCCAGCACCCGACGGAGGTGCAGCACATCGTCGCCCATGTCCTGGACGTGCCGGACGCCGCGGTGACGGTGGAGGTGCGGCGGATGGGCGGCGGCTTCGGGGGCAAGGAGACGCAGTCGAACCTGTTCGCCGCCTGCACCGCCCTGGTCGCCAAGCGCACCGGCCGCGCCGCCAAGTTGCGTCCCGACCGCGACGACGATTTCCAGATCACCGGCAAGCGCCATGATTTCGAGATCGACTATCGCGTCGGCTTCGACGGCGGCGGGCTGGTCCGGGGGGTGGAGATGCTGTTCGCGGCGCGGGCCGGCTATGCGGCCGACCTGTCGGGGCCGGTGACCGACCGTGCGCTGTTCCATGCCGACAACGGCTATTTCTATCCGGCGGCGCGGCTGGAATCTCTGCCGCTGAAGACGAACACGGTGTCCAACACGGCCTTCCGTGGCTTCGGCGGCCCGCAGGGCATGGTCGCGGCGGAACGGGTGATCGACGAGATCGCCTTCGCCCTGGGCAAGGATCCGCTGGAGATCCGCAAGCGGAACTTCTACGGGACGGATGCCGGGGGAGACGGCCGCAACCTGACGCCCTATCACCAGACCGTCACCGACAACATCCTGCCCGAACTGGTGGCGCAGCTGGAGGAAAGCAGCGGCTACTGGACGCGGCGGGAGGAGATCCGCGCCTTCAACGCCAAGAGCCGCATCCTGCGCAAGGGGCTGGCGCTGACGCCGGTGAAGTTCGGCATCTCCTTCACCGCCAGCCACTACAATCAGGCGGGCGCGCTGGTCCATGTCTACACCGACGGCAGCATCCAGCTGAACCATGGCGGCATCGAGATGGGGCAGGGGCTCTACACCAAGGTCGCCCAGGTGGTGGCGGAAGAGTTCCAGGTCGACATCTCCACCATCCGCCCGACCGCCACCAGCACCGGCAAGGTGCCCAACACCTCGGCCACGGCGGCGTCGTCGGGCTCCGACCTCAACGGCAAGGCCGCGCAGGCGGCGGCCCGCAGCATCAGGGAGCGGCTGGTCGCCTTCGCGGCGGAGAAATGGGGCGTGGCGCCGGAGGCGGTGCGGTTCGGGCGCAACCGGGTGATGGTCGGCGACCGCGACATGAGCTTCGCCGATCTGGTGCGCGCGGCCTATATGGCGCGGGTGCAGCTGTCGGCCACCGGATTCTACAAGACGCCCAAGATCCATTGGGACCGGGCGGCGGGGCGCGGCACGCCCTTCTACTACTTCGCCTATGGCGCGGCCTGCGCCGAGGTGACGGTGGACACGCTGACCGGCGAGTATGTGGTCGACCGGGTGGACATCCTGCATGACTGCGGCCGGTCGCTGAACCCGGCCATCGACAAGGGGCAGATCGAAGGCGGCTTCGTCCAGGGCATGGGCTGGCTGACCATGGAGGAGCTATGGTGGGACGGGGAGGGCCGGCTGCGCACCCACGCGCCCAGCACCTACAAGATCCCGGCCTGTTCCGACCGCCCGCGCATCTTCAACGTCGCTCTGCTGGAGAATGCGCCGAACCGCGAGGACACCATCTTCCGCTCCAAGGCGGTGGGCGAGCCTCCTTTCATGCTGGGCATGTCGGTGTTCCACGCCCTGTCCGACGCGGTAGCGAGCGTCGCCGGGCATCGGTTCTGCCCCAGGCTCGACGCGCCGGCCACGCCGGAGCGGGTGTTGACCTGTATCGCGGCGCTGCGGGAGCGGGCCGCCGCCTCCCGACAATGA